CTCGAGCCAAGCCATAACCTTCTCCTGGAGTTCGCTATACCTGTCGCTGGGCGAGATCACTTCCACAGCCAAATCCGGAGGGCCGGGAATATCGTGGGCGATAAAGCCGTGGTCACCTCCGGCCGGCGCCATCTTCTTGAGTTCCCCCCTGACCAGTTCGTAGCGAAAGCCGTCGCCCGGCATGTGCAGCAGTTCCTCAGCAGTGACTGGCTTGACCTGTTGATGTCCCACGGTTTGATGTCCC
The DNA window shown above is from Deinococcota bacterium and carries:
- a CDS encoding Uma2 family endonuclease gives rise to the protein MGHQTVGHQQVKPVTAEELLHMPGDGFRYELVRGELKKMAPAGGDHGFIAHDIPGPPDLAVEVISPSDRYSELQEKVMAWLEAGTRMVLVSTRAGAP